In candidate division WOR-3 bacterium, the genomic window TTTCCCTTGTAAGTAAAATTTATTGAATTGGCCGCTATATGTGAAGGGAGAATAATATTACTCACTGGATGTTCTTTTTCTTTCGGTTCCTCAATCCCTAAAGGCTGTGGATTTAGGAGAGCCTGAACATATTTCGAGGAACCACCAAAAAGGTAAATCCCATCACAACTATCACCTAACTCCTCTACCCCAACTCCAGTATATATCTCACATCTCAAAAATAAGGTAATACGAATGCCAAAAATTACTCCCATAATTATGCCACCTACCCATAAGATAAATCCTCTCAACCATTATTTAAT contains:
- a CDS encoding T9SS type A sorting domain-containing protein, whose product is MGVIFGIRITLFLRCEIYTGVGVEELGDSCDGIYLFGGSSKYVQALLNPQPLGIEEPKEKEHPVSNIILPSHIAANSINFTYKGNKLATLVIRDVLGRVIKEYPDVKPETSLEFGGEGISSGIYFIGVKGNKESEKVVLVR